Proteins encoded together in one Triticum dicoccoides isolate Atlit2015 ecotype Zavitan chromosome 7B, WEW_v2.0, whole genome shotgun sequence window:
- the LOC119341507 gene encoding putative UPF0496 protein 2, whose translation MWPFSSSPSLAKSMFSIDTPDAVMDGSSSSSSSVTRTPPPRSPLDVDEEYGRAFKSRSFLDLWSHAHRSLRQTFRLSSRPSTSLETLDDGAAALDKEPSCSYTILGDFELEPRPEALARAAGRRHRRRCRWGCHRRHRVEALLLEYFDVTRDACEACSTLLAAVGAARRHHLVLRRLLRRLDVEGDGDDNTTNAARDALALHVRQDNPLSPAGGRLDGFHEAHARCSPLSKRLAAARRRLRRLAKAARFAWCAAATAVVGASATVVVATVVLAAHAVVGVGAAAAVAFCATSTEPVACRTNAVKKLSGRLHGRRRRVHAHAGEEAVDAAARGAYIVGRDLDTVSRMVRRAHDELEHGRDMARIAVAGHGERPLLEEVAREEEECGEDLRSQLEELEEHACLCLVTINRSRRMVAQEMERAGSPSPSTETTTSQD comes from the exons ATGTGGCCcttttcatcgtctccttcattggcTAAATCCATGTTTAGCATCGACACTC CAGACGCCGTGATGGACGGGAGCAGCAGCTCGTCGTCGTCCGTGACTCGGACGCCGCCGCCGCGCAGCCCGCTGGACGTCGACGAGGAGTACGGCCGTGCGTTCAAGTCCAGGTCCTTCCTCGACCTCTGgtcgcacgcgcaccgcagcctcaGGCAGACGTTCAGGCTCTCGTCAAGGCCCAGCACCAGCCTCGAAACGCTCGACGACGGCGCTGCGGCCCTGGATAAGGAGCCGTCGTGCTCCTACACAATTCTCGGCGATTTCGAGCTGGAGCCGAGGCCGGAGGCGCTCGCGCGGGCCGCTGGGCGTCGGCACCGGCGCCGGTGTCGGTGGGGGTGCCACCGACGACACCGCGTCGAGGCGCTCCTGCTCGAGTACTTCGACGTCACGCGGGACGCCTGCGAGGCGTGCTCCACGCTGCTCGCCGCCGTGGGAGCCGCGCGGAGGCACCACCTCGTGCTCCGGCGCCTGCTCCGCCGGCTGGACGTCGAAGGTGACGGCGATGACAATACCACCAATGCCGCGAGGGACGCGCTCGCGCTGCACGTCCGCCAAGACAACCCGCTCTCGCCGGCGGGCGGCAGGCTCGACGGATTCCACGAGGCGCACGCGCGTTGCAGCCCGCTCTCCAAGCGTCTCGCCGCGGCGCGGCGCCGGCTGCGGAGGCTCGCCAAGGCGGCGCGCTTCGCCTGGTGCGCGGCCGCGACCGCGGTCGTCGGCGCGTCGGCCACGGTCGTGGTGGCCACGGTGGTCCTGGCCGCGCACGCCGTCGTGGGCGTGGGCGCGGCCGCCGCGGTGGCCTTCTGCGCCACATCCACCGAGCCCGTGGCGTGCCGGACGAACGCCGTCAAGAAGCTGTCCGGCCGGCTCCACGGCAGGCGAAGGCGGGTGCACGCCCACGCGGGAGAGGAGGCGGTGGACGCGGCAGCACGAGGAGCGTACATCGTTGGGCGCGACCTGGACACGGTGAGCCGCATGGTGCGGCGCGCGCACGACGAGCTAGAGCACGGGCGCGACATGGCGCGCATCGCGGTGGCCGGGCACGGCGAGCGGCCGCTGCTGGAAGAGGTGGCGCGGGAAGAGGAGGAGTGCGGGGAGGACCTGAGGTCGCAGCTGGAGGAGCTGGAGGAGCACGCCTGCCTCTGCCTCGTCACCATCAACCGGAGCCGGAGGATGGTGGCGCAAGAGATGGAGCGCGCCGGGTCGCCGTCGCCGTCCACAGAAACGACGACGTCCCAAGACTAG